A genomic region of Papaver somniferum cultivar HN1 chromosome 7, ASM357369v1, whole genome shotgun sequence contains the following coding sequences:
- the LOC113296122 gene encoding probable polygalacturonase At3g15720: MFWMFAHVNARSYKPATSNVFNVLSYGAVGDGHIDDSQAFLMAWSAASQSQKEKPTVVIPGGRTYFLPPIAFAGLCKSANILVKVDGNIVAPESPNAWNQLDVMTAYLLEISLMTFTSMTLSNRLALGGNGYAKDFYFKNLNFDTVSNPIIIDQYYCAVAGACPPQNVTYEHFTGTSATQAAVVLNCSQAVPCTELTFNSIQLSPAKQGETVKSVCINAHGERAGLLQPNIPCLLN; the protein is encoded by the exons ATGTTTTGGATGTTTGCTCATGTCAATGCTCGAAGTTATAAACCAGCAACGAGCAACGTCTTCAACGTTTTAAGTTATGGAGCCGTGGGCGATGGTCACATAGATGATTCTCAG GCGTTCTTGATGGCGTGGAGTGCAGCAAGTCAATCGCAAAAGGAGAAACCAACAGTGGTCATTCCAGGAGGAAGGACATATTTTCTACCTCCTATAGCATTTGCCGGCCTTTGCAAGAGTGCGAACATTTTGGTTAAG GTTGATGGGAACATTGTTGCTCCAGAATCTCCAAATGCATGGAACCAACTGGAC GTGATGACTGCATATCTATTGGAGATTTCATTGATGACATTCACATCCATGACGTTAAGTAACCGATTAGCACTG GGAGGGAATGGATATGCCAAGGATTTCTACTTTAAGAACCTCAATTTTGATACTGTTTCCAACCCTATAATCATCGATCAATATTACTGCGCAGTGGCAGGTGCCTGCCCACCTCAG AATGTGACATACGAGCACTTCACCGGAACATCAGCTACGCAAGCAGCAGTGGTTTTGAACTGCAGTCAAGCTGTTCCTTGCACAGAGCTAACATTTAATAGCATACAATTATCGCCTGCAAAACAGGGAGAAACTGTTAAGTCGGTTTGTATCAACGCTCATGGAGAAAGAGCCGGATTGCTTCAGCCTAATATTCCATGTCTGCTTAATTGA
- the LOC113293495 gene encoding uncharacterized protein LOC113293495: protein MKEDDITIPINNTKIRSSTSPSASSSSGTRRCPWRHSQTGLAVLAVLSLVSSTTAWLSLVFSDTTTRCWHRFKDWERNPWHHHLHLHKQPPPPPPPPLISSSTFINNTNQKQEEEGDKEELSLKHIVFGIASSSQLWNKRKEFVKLWWRPNDMRGHVWLDEKLVHKKNAGSDDDDDRLLLPEIMVSEDISRFRYTNPIGHPSGPRISRIVAECFRLGLPNVRWFVMGDDDTIFNPDNLVSVLSKYDSNELVYIGSNSESHSANTYFSHSMAFGGAGIAISYPLAHSLSKIQDDCLERYPKLYGSDDRLHACVSELGVPLTREHGFHQWDIRGNAHGLLSAHPIAPFVSIHHVEAVDPFFPGLSSLDGLRLFTKSMKTGPPSFLQRSICYDHKRRLTFSVSLGYVVQVFPNIVLPRELERSEQTYSAWNRLRHRSEFDFDTRESHKTACKRRALFFLKDVTKHGNVTVGSYGRAKERDGLKRKIYCFPRQLPLRHVQNIRVVGYPLSKNWHLVPRRLCCRVNQTNDDHLRLLVGQCRKGGLGSFVDSV from the exons ATGAAAGAAGATGATATCACCATtccaatcaataataccaaaaTCAGATCATCAACTAGTCcttctgcttcatcttcttctggtaCGAGAAGATGTCCATGGAGACACAGCCAAACAGGACTCGCTGTACTAGCAGTATTATCACTCGTCTCCTCTACAACCGCTTGGTTATCTCTTGTCTTCTCAGATACAACTACTCGTTGTTGGCATCGTTTTAAAGATTGGGAACGAAATCCAtggcaccaccatcttcatcttcataaacaaccaccaccaccgccgccgcctccGTTGATTTCTTCTTCCACATTCATCAATAACACTAAtcagaaacaagaagaagaaggagacaaAGAAGAATTATCATTGAAACACATTGTATTCGGAATCGCCAGTTCATCGCAGCTATGGAATAAACGGAAAGAATTTGTTAAATTATGGTGGCGGCCGAATGACATGCGCGGTCATGTCTGGTTAGACGAGAAACTAGTACACAAGAAGAATGCCGgttccgatgatgatgatgatcggtTGTTGTTGCCGGAGATTATGGTATCTGAAGACATTTCTAGGTTTCGGTATACAAATCCAATCGGACATCCATCTGGTCCAAGAATCTCGAGAATCGTTGCGGAATGTTTCCGGCTTGGATTACCAAACGTAAGATGGTTTGTAATGGGAGATGATGATACGATTTTTAACCCTGATAATCTTGTTTCTGTTTTAAGCAAATATGATTCAAATGAATTGGTTTACATTGGTAGTAATTCTGAGAGTCATTCTGCTAATACTTATTTTAGCCATTCTATGGCATTTGGGGGTGCTGGTATTGCTATTAGCTATCCACTTGCTCACTCCCTTTCTAAAATTCAAGATGATTGTCTCGAACGGTACCCGAAGCTATACGGGAGCGACGATCGTCTCCATGCTTGTGTTTCTGAACTTGGTGTTCCTTTAACTAGAGAACATGGATTCCATCAG TGGGATATTAGGGGGAATGCTCATGGACTTTTATCTGCACATCCAATAGCTCCATTTGTGTCAATTCACCATGTTGAGGCTGTTGATCCGTTTTTTCCTGGTTTGAGCTCTTTAGATGGTTTGAGACTTTTCACTAAATCTATGAAAACTGGTCCTCCGAGCTTTTTACAACGTTCTATCTGCTATGACCATAAGAGGCGGTTAACATTTTCTGTCTCGCTGGGTTATGTTGTTCAAGTGTTCCCTAACATTGTGCTTCCTCGAGAACTAGAGCGGTCTGAGCAAACATATTCGGCATGGAATAGACTTAGGCACAGGAGTGAGTTTGATTTCGACACAAGAGAATCTCATAAAACAGCGTGTAAGAGAAGAGCTCTTTTCTTTTTGAAGGATGTAACGAAACACGGAAATGTTACTGTGGGTTCATATGGGCGGGCCAAAGAGAGAGACGGTCTCAAAaggaaaatatattgtttcccaaGACAGCTTCCGTTGCGCCATGTGCAAAATATCAGGGTGGTGGGTTATCCACTGAGCAAGAACTGGCATCTG GTGCCACGTCGGCTGTGCTGCAGAGTAAATCAAACAAATGATGATCATCTTAGATTATTAGTCGGACAGTGTCGTAAGGGAGGTCTTGGCTCTTTTGTTGATTCAGTGTGA
- the LOC113299849 gene encoding uncharacterized protein LOC113299849 has translation MDESSEIRSPKIELQCLVDTEEEKNEEEEKVLVELQRNGGNQTPTPRRRKSFCPDHEFHSLNALEILQETIRILRYNSSGFMIIAALLICPVCAVVLSNVFVDQSVMKRLTIRLLLVARSSGIPLRPLVKVSCQRVAEMTLSAIFCFPMYMTLSLLSKAAIVYCVDATYLRRKFDLFNFFSSIFKIWKRLVITYMWVCMVVAGVLALFLLLLVAVCNVFTIFGCPSHLIIYPALGVGLVFSVMFANAIIICNLAIVISVLEVVSGPEALLRSGVLIRGQTQVGLLIFLGSTIGMAFVEGLFEHRVKTLSYGDGSSRIWEGPLLVIVYSFVVLIDSMMSAVFYFTCRLSNIDTSEEDGHTLVEAAASSPVSLSVQ, from the coding sequence TGAAATAAGAAGCCCCAAGATTGAATTACAGTGTTTGGTTGAtactgaagaagaaaagaatgaagaagaggagaaggTGTTAGTGGAATTACAGAGAAATGGAGGAAATCAAACTCCGACTCCACGAAGAAGAAAGAGTTTTTGTCCAGATCATGAGTTTCATTCATTGAATGCATTAgaaattttacaagaaacaataCGGATTCTTAGATACAATTCATCTGGATTTATGATAATTGCAGCTTTACTTATATGTCCTGTTTGTGCTGTTGTGTTATCTAATGTCTTTGTTGATCAATCAGTTATGAAGAGATTAACTATAAGGCTTCTATTGGTTGCAAGATCAAGTGGGATTCCGCTAAGACCATTAGTTAAAGTATCTTGTCAACGTGTAGCCGAAATGACGCTTTCTGCTATTTTTTGTTTCCCAATGTACATGACATTGTCACTGTTATCCAAAGCAGCAATTGTTTACTGTGTAGATGCTACTTATCTCAGGAGGAAATTTGATTTGTTTAACTTCTTTTCAAGTATTTTCAAGATTTGGAAGCGTCTTGTTATAACATATATGTGGGTATGTATGGTGGTTGCTGGTGTTTTAGCTTTGTTTCTACTTCTGCTTGTAGCTGTTTGCAATGTGTTCACTATTTTCGGGTGCCCgtctcatttgattatctatcctGCACTGGGGGTTGGCTTGGTTTTCTCGGTTATGTTTGCaaatgcaattattatatgcaaTCTCGCCATTGTGATATCGGTTCTGGAGGTTGTGTCAGGTCCAGAAGCTTTGTTAAGGTCTGGGGTTTTAATTCGAGGACAAACTCAAGTGGGTCTTCTAATATTTCTCGGATCAACAATAGGGATGGCATTTGTTGAGGGTTTGTTTGAGCATAGAGTTAAGACATTGAGTTATGGAGATGGGTCTTCTAGGATATGGGAAGGTCCTCTATTGGTTATTGTGTATTCGTTCGTTGTTCTTATTGATTCTATGATGAGTGCAGTTTTCTATTTCACTTGTAGATTATCTAATATAGACACTTCAGAAGAAGATGGACATACATTGGTAGAAGCTGCAGCCAGTTCACCGGTATCATTGAGTGTTCAGTAA